A region from the Lemur catta isolate mLemCat1 chromosome 7, mLemCat1.pri, whole genome shotgun sequence genome encodes:
- the JRKL gene encoding jerky protein homolog-like, with product MSGKRKRVVLTIKDKLDIIKKLEDGDSSKQLAVIYGIGETTVRDIRKNKEKIITYASSSDSTSLLAKRKSMKPSMYEELDRAMLEWFNQQRAKGNPISGPICAKRAEFFFYALGMDGDFNPSAGWLTRFKQRHSIREINIRNERLNGDETAVEDFCNNFRDFIERENLQPEQIYNADETGLFWKCLPSRTSVIKGKCTVPGHKSVERITIMCCANATGLHKLKLCVVGKAKKPRSFKSTDTLNLPVSYFSQKGAWMDLSIFRQWFNKIFVPQVREYLRSKGLQEKAVLLLDNSPTHPNENVLRSDDGQIFAKYLPPNVASLIQPSDQGVIAMMKRNYRAGLLQNNLEEGNDLKSFWKKLTLLDALYEIAMAWNLVKPVTISRAWKKILPMIEEKEGLDFDEEDISVATVATILQHTKGLENVTIENIEKWLEVDSTEPGYEVLTDSEIIRRAQGQTDESSENEEEEIELIPEKHINHAAALQWTENLLDYLEQQGDMILPDRLVIRKLRATIRNKQKMTNSSQ from the coding sequence ATGTCAGGGAAACGGAAGCGTGTGGTGTTGACTATTAAAGATAAGCTTGACATAATAAAGAAACTTGAGGATGGAGATTCTTCGAAACAACTGGCAGTGATTTATGGAATTGGTGAAACAACAGTTCGggatataaggaaaaataaggaaaagattaTAACTTATGCGAGCAGTTCTGATTCCACAAGTCTTCTGGCCAAGAGGAAATCTATGAAGCCATCCATGTATGAGGAACTGGACAGAGCTATGTTGGAATGGTTCAACCAGCAAAGAGCAAAAGGGAATCCCATATCTGGACCCATTTGTGCAAAAAGAGCAGAGTTCTTCTTTTATGCTTTGGGTATGGATGGTGATTTTAACCCCTCTGCTGGTTGGTTAACTCGTTTTAAGCAGCGGCATAGCATTAGAGAGATtaacattagaaatgaaagatTAAATGGAGATGAGACTGCTGTGGAAGATTTTTGTAACAATTTTCGAGATTTTATTGAACGAGAGAATTTGCAACCTGAACAAATCTACAATGCAGATGAAACTGGACTCTTTTGGAAGTGTCTGCCTTCCAGGACTTCAGTAATCAAAGGTAAATGCACTGTCCCTGGGCACAAATCAGTTGAAAGAATCACTATCATGTGTTGTGCCAATGCAACAGGTTTACACAAACTTAAACTTTGTGTTGTGGGGAAAGCAAAGAAACCTCGCTCCTTCAAGTCAACTGACACCCTAAACCTGCCTGTCTCTTATTTCAGCCAAAAGGGTGCGTGGATGGATCTTTCCATTTTCCGACAATGGTTTAACAAGATTTTTGTGCCACAAGTTCGGGAGTACTTAAGATCCAAAGGCTTGCAGGAAAAGGCTGTGCTCTTGTTGGATAATTCACCAACGCATCCAAATGAAAATGTCCTGAGGTCAGATGATGgccaaatatttgctaaatatttaccACCTAATGTGGCTTCCTTGATTCAGCCCTCGGATCAGGGAGTCATAGCAATGATGAAGAGAAACTATCGTGCGGGTCTTCTCCAAAACAACTTGGAAGAAGGTAATGACTTGAAATCATTCTGGAAGAAACTAACTCTACTGGATGCACTTTATGAGATAGCAATGGCATGGAACTTAGTAAAACCGGTTACGATTAGCAGAGCATGGAAGAAGATTCTCCCTATGATAGAGGAGAAAGAAGGCTTGGACTTTGATGAAGAAGATATTTCTGTGGCTACTGTGGCCACCATTTTACAACACACCAAAGGATTGGAAAATGTTACTATTGAGAACATTGAAAAATGGCTTGAAGTAGACAGTACTGAACCAGGCTATGAAGTGTTAACTGACAGCGAAATCATCAGAAGAGCACAAGGCCAGACAGATGAATCTAGTgaaaatgaggaggaggaaataGAACTGATTCCAGAGAAACATATTAATCATGCAGCTGCTCTCCAGTGGACTGAAAATTTATTGGATTATCTAGAACAACAAGGTGATATGATTTTACCTGATAGACTGGTAATACGTAAACTTCGAGCCACCATCAGAAATAAACAGAAGATGACAAACTCAAGTCAATAA